In Huiozyma naganishii CBS 8797 chromosome 5, complete genome, the genomic window GCGAGACCACCCTCGACACCGAACCGGACGTCCGTGTTCAACCGGTCGCCCACCATGCAGGTACGCGTCTTGTCGAGTCTCTGCGAGTTCACAATCGTGTTCAGCATGTTCATGTTCGGTTTCCCACAGTACGCGGGTCTTCTACCGAGGAACAGGCAAGGGACTCGATCATCGACCCTGCACCGGGCAAGATGTGCGCCTTTTGGGGGAAAGTGGAGTCCACGTTGGTCCCAACAAACGAAACGGTGTCCTCGAGTTGCAAGTACTGCAGCGTGACCGCGAGTCTGTGGTAATTGACCTTCGTGTCGAGCCCCGCAACGACGGCACGCACAGCAGGATCCAGTCCATTGACAAGGACGGGATAGCCGCGTCGAGGGTTCGTTCAACAGCGGGTCAGCTCCACCAAGAGCCTCGTATCCGAGCTTGTTCAACTCTGCACCGATCCCGGACTCACCAAACACCCACACTTTGTCCTTCCCGGGGACGAGTTTCAAGGAATCCCTCACGTACAGTGCCGAGGCGGACCCAGAGGTAAAGATTTGTTCCTCTTCGACGTTGATCCCAAAGGACGCAAACTTCTTAGTGTAGTCCTTTCTCGATTTGGTCGAGTTGTTCGTCACGTAGTAGACCTTCTTGCCCAGAGCCTTCAGCAAGTCCAGGAACTCGACCGTGTGGGGGAGCAAATGCGTCCCGAGCCACAGCACACCGTCACAATCGAACAGGAAGTTGTCAAATTGGTCCAGGAACTTGACAGCTACTTCGCTGGAATTGATTTCAATGGGTTCAGACATCTTATAGAAGAACTAAAAATCGAGAGGggagcagcagcaattCTTTCAACCACACAAGGTCAGTTCCAATCGATGTCAATTGCAAGTTTAGGGACTCCCAGGTCCAAGTTCTTTATATAGTTCGAAGTTCGTCAAAAAATGAGATAAAGAGATACAAAAAGTGGGTTATGTGTCACTACTTAGTGGTGCGAATAGGGGCATCTTCCTCGATCCTGGGCCGTATGTCTCAGACGTCGCGATGTAGCATGCTGTCTCTTGCTGGGCCCGTGCCGACCCACTCGACGGGGACGCCGACGAAGTCCTCGATGAACTGCAGGTATTTCTTGGCGTTCTCTGGGAGGTCGTTGTACGACTTTATCGAGGTGATGTCCTGCTTCCAGCCGGGCAGCGTGACGTACTCGACGTCGACTTTGCCCAGAGTGTTCAAGTCTTCTGGGAAAAGGTCGAGTTTCTTGCCGTTGAGAGTGTAGCCAACGGCGACTGGGATCTCGTCGAAGGTGTCCAGGACGTCCAGTTTCGTGACGTTCAGCGACGTGTACCCGTTGATCCACGTGGAGTACTTCATGATGACCAAGTCGAGCCACCCACAACGCCTCTTGCGGCCCGTCGTGACACCGTACTCCGCGCCgatctgttgcaacttctccCCCTGTTCGTTTAGTTGTTCCGCTGGGAAGGGTCCCTCACCGACACGCGTCGTGTACGCCTTGACTACCCCGTAGACGTTTTCAATGGCGCGCGGTGGGATCCCGAGACCGGTCAACACACCGCCGATTGCCGTGCTCGAAGAGGTCACGTACGGGTACGTCCCGAAGTCAATATCAAGCATCAGCGCGTTTGCACCTTCGACGAggatcttcttcccctggCGGATCGCGTCGTGGATGAAGAACACGGAGTCCACCACAAACGGTTTGAGCGTCTCACGGTACTGTTTCATCGCGGCGAGCTCGCCCTCGTAGTCGTAGTCGAAGTGGCCGTACCGGGCCCAACGGGTCTCCAGCAACCGCATGTACTTCGTCTTGAACTCCTCCCACGAGTTAGGGTCGTCGTTGACCAAGTGGTGGATCCGCAACCCGGAACGCGACGCCTTCGTCGAGTACGTGGGGCCGATCCCTTTCCCCGTGGTACCAATGTTCTTCCCGTCTTTGGACCTCCCGGCAAGCTCAAGCTCACGCAACTTATCCGTGCGCTGGTGGAACCCAAAGACAATGTGAGCACGCGAGGAGATGAACAACCGCTCCCTCGCCGTGGTCATACCTTTGGACTCGATGTTCTCCAGTTCTTGGAAGAACGACGGGATGTGCATCACAACCCCGTTCCCGATCAAGTTCAGACAGTTCGGGTTGACAAGCCCGGAGGGGAGCATGTGGAAGTCGTACTTGACCCCGTCAACGACAATCGTGTGGCCAGCGTTGTTCCCACCGGCACATCTAGCGACAATGTCGTAGTGACCCACGAGCAAATCGACCAACTTCCCCTTACCTTCGTCCCCCCATTGCGCACCCAAAACTACGTTAACCATCACTGTACACTCTAAATGAAACGCCCGACCTTCTGCCTGTGCGTGTGCGTGTCCCAACTATCAACGGTGGAACCAGTCCTGACATTCTGCACCGTCTTATATaaacaattgaacagtGAACAATACCGACCAAGAGAAGAATGCAGTAATCGAGAAAACCTCGAGCGACGAATGGAGCGTGCACGGTAACGCACCACGAACACCTGCCCCCCACCTCCCCAGTGTGACGTGGATCCCAAGGCCTCGAACGAGTCACGCACGCACCCGTCGGGAACCGGTAATTGATGCTGGTTCGCTTCTGTAATTGCGGTTCCGGGAGAAGTCACAGCGGTGCAAGAGACGTTCGCTCGAAGAGATAGATAGGGCTTCGTGTCGTGTCTTTGGGGGGGTGGGAAGCACGTTGATGCGATAAGATAAGGGACTGCGCAATCGTGGTGACGCCTTTGGTCGTTTCACCGGTCCACGTTCCACTATAAAGGTGTGGTGGTGCAAGCTGTAGATTGATCGTCTGTGGGTTCTTGGCTCTCTCTTGCGGTTCTTGGTGGGTTCGTGTTGTAGTGGTCCCGGTGGGAGAGGATGATCACGACTGATGGGACTGTGTATGTAGGAGCGTTTGTCGATACACCTGCGCTTGGCGTGTTGCGGTGGAGGGATCTCTGTGTCCGTGTGGACGGTACGGGGACCGTTGTCGCGGTGGTGCCACTGCCAGAGGTAGAGAAGAAGCCATTGACCCTAGAGCAGATCCGGGACGTGTGCTTCCCCGGAATGCAGTGCGAGGTGCGGGACCTCCGCTGCGGTGCCGGTGGTGCCGGTGGTAAAGCGGCGTGCGTGTTTCTGCCCGGGTTCATCGATACGCATATACATGCGTCGCAGTACGCAAACTGTGGGCTGTTCGGGTCCACCACTCTGCTGGACTGGCTCAACAAGTACACTTTTCCCCTGGAGGCGTCCCTGGCGGACTTGCAACTTGCAAGGGAAGTGTACGGTGCCGTAGTGTCGAGCACGCTGCGTAACGGGACCACCACGGCAGTGTACTACGCGACGATCGACGCACAGTCGAGCCAATTGCTTGCAACGCTCTGCTCAGAGTTAAACCAGCGTGCGTTCGTCGGGAAAGTGTGCATGGACAGGGAGGGCCCTGATTTCTACTTGGAGACCACAGAACAGTCGCTCATCGCTACTGAGAAACTGGTCAATTTCTGTAGGGACAAGTTGCAAGACGATAAAGTGAGACCCATCTTGACCCCGCGGTTCG contains:
- the PHO13 gene encoding 4-nitrophenylphosphatase (similar to Saccharomyces cerevisiae PHO13 (YDL236W); ancestral locus Anc_2.25), translated to MSEPIEINSSEVAVKFLDQFDNFLFDCDGVLWLGTHLLPHTVEFLDLLKALGKKVYYVTNNSTKSRKDYTKKFASFGINVEEEQIFTSGSASALYVRDSLKLVPGKDKVWVFGESGIGAELNKLGYEALGGADPLLNEPSTRLSRPCQWTGSCCACRRCGARHEGQLPQTRGHAAVLATRGHRFVCWDQRGLHFPPKGAHLARCRVDDRVPCLFLGRRPAYCGKPNMNMLNTIVNSQRLDKTRTCMVGDRLNTDVRFGVEGGLAGTLLVLSGIETAERALAVTEEYPRPHYYAAKLGDIYEMYQKSKKA
- the ADE12 gene encoding adenylosuccinate synthase (similar to Saccharomyces cerevisiae ADE12 (YNL220W); ancestral locus Anc_2.23); the protein is MVNVVLGAQWGDEGKGKLVDLLVGHYDIVARCAGGNNAGHTIVVDGVKYDFHMLPSGLVNPNCLNLIGNGVVMHIPSFFQELENIESKGMTTARERLFISSRAHIVFGFHQRTDKLRELELAGRSKDGKNIGTTGKGIGPTYSTKASRSGLRIHHLVNDDPNSWEEFKTKYMRLLETRWARYGHFDYDYEGELAAMKQYRETLKPFVVDSVFFIHDAIRQGKKILVEGANALMLDIDFGTYPYVTSSSTAIGGVLTGLGIPPRAIENVYGVVKAYTTRVGEGPFPAEQLNEQGEKLQQIGAEYGVTTGRKRRCGWLDLVIMKYSTWINGYTSLNVTKLDVLDTFDEIPVAVGYTLNGKKLDLFPEDLNTLGKVDVEYVTLPGWKQDITSIKSYNDLPENAKKYLQFIEDFVGVPVEWVGTGPARDSMLHRDV